In the Nocardioides panaciterrulae genome, ACGTAGATCATGAACGCCCATCCGTGGGCGACCCACAGGATGCTCGCGGACTCGCCGAACCGCTGCAGGCTGCTGCCCTCGGTCGCGAGATACTTCAGGGGGAGCGCCACCAGCGCGCAGAACGCGAGCAGCACGCCGACGATGATCGCCAGCACGCGGTAGGCGTTGAAGAGGTTCTTCACGTCCTCGAGGTTACTGACCCGCCGCGGCCGCCCGCCGGCTCACCCCCGACCCGGTCCCCGGGAGTGGCCTGGGTCTCCACCGGCTCGCCCTCGCGACGCACGTCGCGCACCCACCGGCCCCAGATGAAGACCGCGAACCCGGCGAAGAACCACCACTCGATCGCGTAGAAGAGGTTGCGCAGCGCGGTGAACGCTCCCGCCGGGGGCAGCTGCTGCAGGTCGGCGTGCACCAGGCCGCTGGTGCCGTCGTTGGTCGCGGCCGCGCCGACCGGCCAGTCGCCCGGCGCGGCCCGGTCGGCGACGACGGCGTACGCGCCGTAAAGGTCCTGGTGCACGTGCTGGAGCAGGTCGGCGGTGCGCAGCTGGGGGAGCACGTCGTCGCCGGGGTCCTTGTCCATCTCCCCCGAGCCCTCCGAGGGCTGGAGCCAGCCGACCATCCGGGCGGTGCCGGTCGGGGGGGCCGGTGCCTGCGCGGGCCGGGCGACCCAGCCCCGCACGACCGGGATCGCGGGGTCGTGGGCGCCGGGGATCGCCAGCGGGGTCACCACCCAGTAGCCGTCCTGGCC is a window encoding:
- a CDS encoding SURF1 family cytochrome oxidase biogenesis protein, which gives rise to MPSPLAPRYWGVHLLALVLTLAAVGLGVWQYDAWGARRAAEAQDLTRSAPVPLRSVIGPDAPFPGDRVGQPVVLDGTWVPGGTVYVSGREHDGQDGYWVVTPLAIPGAHDPAIPVVRGWVARPAQAPAPPTGTARMVGWLQPSEGSGEMDKDPGDDVLPQLRTADLLQHVHQDLYGAYAVVADRAAPGDWPVGAAATNDGTSGLVHADLQQLPPAGAFTALRNLFYAIEWWFFAGFAVFIWGRWVRDVRREGEPVETQATPGDRVGGEPAGGRGGSVTSRT
- a CDS encoding DUF3817 domain-containing protein, whose product is MKNLFNAYRVLAIIVGVLLAFCALVALPLKYLATEGSSLQRFGESASILWVAHGWAFMIYVVVAFFLSRRARWSATFTVVALAAGLIPLLIFWVEHRVTQRLRAEHPELVSTAEAR